In Porphyromonas cangingivalis, a genomic segment contains:
- a CDS encoding RagB/SusD family nutrient uptake outer membrane protein, whose product MKIISYTLSLCAAMFLLSSCDGFLGLKPKGKVIPETTEDYEQLLNYEQIQKTSEIYPNFMTDDAFVPEKDPLIGGVKGLKVPLLRLYRFDKETFGESEEDRLWAFSYNRIYTYNVVIEDIMGTSEGTQQKKMEIKAEALLGRALEYLTLVNMYANHYDPATANTDPGVPLVLDKGIEKTNLKRASVQEVYDRIEQDLVEALKSLPERPVGNAFRASKSAGHGLLARMYLYKGDYASALKNAKLALEKHPELLDLKRYEVINPKRFAGRNNVPELTANPENIYIRMAPRAYGLTAQIYGSEDLVNMYDKQKDKRFLIYFARKISNLSLDHDLWVPYVRVNLAVTTPEMYLIAAEAEARLGAKDEALRYLNHLRDHRILEHTPLVASTSDEALKLVLDERRRELPFTGCIRLIDLKRLNRDPRFAKTVTHIVADETYTIEPNDPKYILPIPPIVLQFNPDMIPNKR is encoded by the coding sequence ATGAAAATAATATCATATACACTATCTCTTTGTGCAGCAATGTTTTTGCTTTCCTCGTGTGATGGCTTTTTGGGGCTGAAGCCCAAGGGAAAGGTTATACCCGAGACTACGGAGGACTACGAACAGCTCCTCAACTATGAGCAGATTCAAAAGACTTCGGAGATATATCCAAACTTCATGACTGATGATGCATTCGTACCCGAGAAGGATCCACTGATAGGTGGTGTCAAAGGGCTCAAGGTGCCTTTGTTGAGGTTGTACCGGTTTGATAAGGAGACCTTCGGAGAGAGTGAAGAAGATAGATTATGGGCCTTCTCATACAATAGGATCTATACTTACAATGTCGTCATTGAAGACATAATGGGCACATCCGAAGGTACACAGCAGAAGAAGATGGAGATAAAGGCAGAGGCCCTTTTGGGACGAGCATTGGAGTATCTGACGCTTGTAAACATGTATGCGAACCACTACGATCCTGCGACGGCAAATACCGATCCCGGGGTGCCTCTTGTCTTGGATAAGGGTATCGAGAAGACCAATCTCAAGAGGGCATCGGTACAAGAAGTCTATGACCGTATCGAGCAAGACCTTGTTGAAGCATTGAAGTCTCTCCCCGAGAGGCCGGTGGGGAATGCTTTCAGAGCCTCCAAGAGTGCAGGTCATGGTCTGCTTGCAAGGATGTATCTCTATAAGGGGGATTATGCCTCAGCTCTTAAGAATGCAAAGCTTGCTCTTGAGAAGCACCCCGAATTACTGGATCTCAAACGCTATGAGGTTATCAACCCCAAACGCTTTGCCGGTCGTAACAATGTCCCTGAATTGACTGCAAATCCTGAGAATATCTACATCCGTATGGCTCCTCGTGCTTATGGTCTTACTGCCCAGATCTACGGATCCGAAGATCTTGTCAATATGTATGACAAGCAGAAGGACAAAAGATTCTTGATTTACTTTGCACGTAAGATCTCAAATCTCTCTCTTGATCATGATCTTTGGGTGCCATATGTCAGGGTGAATCTGGCAGTGACCACCCCCGAAATGTACCTGATCGCTGCGGAGGCTGAAGCACGATTGGGTGCCAAGGATGAGGCTTTGAGATACCTCAATCATCTCAGAGACCATCGCATCCTGGAGCACACACCGCTTGTCGCATCGACGAGTGACGAGGCTCTCAAGCTGGTGCTTGATGAGAGACGGAGAGAACTACCTTTTACCGGTTGTATTCGCTTGATAGACTTGAAGCGTCTCAACAGAGATCCGAGGTTTGCAAAGACCGTCACTCATATCGTCGCCGATGAGACATACACTATCGAGCCAAACGATCCCAAGTACATCCTTCCGATCCCTCCGATTGTGTTGCAGTTCAATCCTGATATGATCCCTAACAAAAGATAA
- a CDS encoding TlpA family protein disulfide reductase: protein MNMKFYYGALALLLGLSGITAGCSSQNKDQVTQNTVHLRGQIIDLGADQVELRYNGATSQIGTSRDVTLHLDAQGYVDTVLTIDAPSYYSIGRNILYLTPGDDLEVKIFAKADEATFTGRGAEANNYLKGRVLPKRGSFLDGGRNIVDSFEKTKAVVDSLARVRMSVLDTLSGVSDEFKELESARIKADVINSYIYYPMYANTYTGPDAQKLFAEVWQKHSESLAEEMRERFGEITNAKYLDVATVRDVLKHHQDTVLHSLWFEGVQIPEQISDFYEVVAYSSRLKGHISEELARDAMTFVSTVKYEPFASELKYSIKKATKLFAGEPAIDIEMTDIEGNPRKLSDFKGRLIYVDLWATWCGPCLKEAPLFEALAKRYEGKDIVFVPIGTDTKAQVWRDFLAEHKKELPQYHTTDAVLHTDWAVDFIPRFILIDKDFRIIDAHAPRPSEEAIVGLIDTWLAK, encoded by the coding sequence ATGAATATGAAATTTTACTATGGAGCTCTCGCTCTGTTGCTCGGTCTTTCGGGCATTACTGCGGGTTGCTCTTCCCAAAATAAAGACCAAGTCACCCAGAATACCGTCCATCTCAGAGGGCAGATAATCGATCTTGGGGCTGACCAAGTCGAGTTGAGATACAATGGTGCTACTTCTCAGATAGGGACAAGTAGAGATGTCACGCTCCATCTCGATGCTCAAGGCTATGTCGATACTGTCCTTACCATCGATGCTCCCTCTTATTACAGTATCGGTCGCAACATACTCTATCTCACCCCTGGTGACGATCTTGAGGTGAAGATCTTTGCGAAGGCGGACGAAGCGACATTTACAGGCAGAGGAGCAGAGGCGAACAACTATCTCAAGGGACGCGTACTCCCCAAGAGGGGTTCCTTCCTCGATGGGGGGCGCAATATTGTGGACTCTTTTGAGAAGACCAAGGCTGTCGTCGATAGCCTTGCACGAGTTCGTATGAGTGTCCTCGATACGCTCTCGGGAGTGAGTGACGAGTTCAAAGAGCTTGAGTCTGCACGCATCAAAGCGGATGTGATCAACTCTTACATCTACTATCCGATGTATGCCAATACCTATACCGGTCCTGATGCACAGAAGCTCTTTGCCGAAGTGTGGCAGAAGCATTCGGAATCTCTTGCCGAAGAGATGAGGGAGCGTTTTGGTGAGATCACCAATGCCAAGTATCTGGATGTGGCGACCGTTCGTGATGTCTTGAAGCACCATCAAGATACGGTGCTACACAGCCTTTGGTTCGAGGGCGTACAGATCCCTGAGCAGATTTCGGACTTTTACGAGGTCGTCGCATACTCTTCTCGTCTCAAGGGGCATATCTCCGAAGAGCTTGCTCGGGATGCTATGACATTTGTCTCGACCGTCAAGTACGAACCCTTTGCCAGCGAACTCAAATACTCGATAAAGAAAGCTACTAAGCTATTTGCGGGAGAGCCTGCCATTGATATTGAGATGACGGACATAGAGGGTAATCCCCGAAAGCTCTCAGACTTCAAGGGTCGTCTCATCTATGTCGACCTATGGGCTACATGGTGTGGACCTTGTCTGAAAGAAGCCCCTCTCTTTGAAGCTCTTGCCAAGAGGTACGAAGGCAAGGATATTGTCTTTGTCCCCATCGGAACCGATACCAAGGCGCAAGTCTGGCGGGACTTTCTCGCCGAGCATAAGAAGGAGCTGCCACAGTATCATACCACCGATGCCGTCCTGCATACGGACTGGGCCGTTGATTTCATCCCACGTTTCATCCTCATCGACAAGGATTTCAGGATCATCGATGCCCATGCACCCAGACCATCGGAAGAGGCTATCGTAGGTCTCATCGATACATGGCTTGCGAAGTGA
- a CDS encoding sensor histidine kinase: MKLRNYFVFLLILILPLMGFFVYHAMRMGIKWAIMAEIMAIVVCLYLVVFYRRVVRPLQTINNGMDLLHEQDFSSRLRSVGQYEADKVVDIFNRMMFELKNERLKLREQNEFLDLLIKASPMGVIVLNHDQEIEQLNPAARRILRLEDPDAVMGKKLFAVKDIIAIDLSAIPLHTTEVRTLQDGSIYKCTAETFIDRGFYRSFYLIESLTEELRQAEKKAYEKVIRMISHEVNNTTAVIISTLDTMGQILSEREGDEDLQEAAHVCVERCMSMSKFITNFADVVKIPDAELAPVSLNERMESLKLFMEVMCHPHNIRLHYALSEDFPSLLVDTSLMDQVFLNIIKNAVESIAEDGDIYISTDTATKSITFADTGKGIDKEVEGKIFSPFFSTKPTGQGIGLLFIREVLKQHHCDYTLKTHPDGLTRFVITFR; encoded by the coding sequence ATGAAACTGCGTAACTACTTCGTATTCCTCCTGATCCTCATCCTGCCTCTCATGGGATTTTTTGTCTACCATGCCATGCGTATGGGGATAAAGTGGGCGATCATGGCCGAGATCATGGCGATCGTGGTCTGTCTGTATCTTGTCGTCTTCTACCGTCGTGTGGTGAGACCGCTCCAGACCATCAATAATGGGATGGACCTCTTGCACGAGCAGGATTTTAGTTCTCGTCTCCGTAGTGTGGGACAGTATGAGGCAGACAAGGTGGTGGACATCTTCAACCGGATGATGTTCGAGCTCAAGAACGAAAGACTGAAGCTGAGAGAACAAAATGAGTTCCTCGACCTCCTCATAAAGGCTTCGCCAATGGGAGTCATCGTCCTCAATCATGACCAAGAGATCGAGCAGCTCAATCCCGCAGCACGTCGGATACTTCGCCTCGAAGACCCTGATGCGGTCATGGGCAAGAAGCTCTTTGCGGTCAAGGATATCATAGCCATCGATCTTTCTGCCATACCTCTTCACACCACAGAGGTACGCACGCTTCAAGATGGTTCGATCTATAAATGTACGGCCGAGACGTTTATCGACAGAGGGTTTTATCGATCGTTTTACTTGATAGAGAGCCTGACCGAAGAACTTCGTCAGGCGGAGAAGAAAGCCTATGAGAAGGTCATCCGTATGATCTCTCACGAGGTCAACAACACCACTGCCGTCATCATCTCTACCCTTGACACCATGGGGCAGATACTCTCTGAAAGGGAGGGTGATGAGGATCTCCAGGAGGCAGCGCACGTGTGTGTGGAGCGTTGTATGTCGATGAGTAAGTTCATCACCAACTTTGCCGATGTTGTCAAGATCCCCGATGCCGAACTCGCCCCGGTGTCTCTAAATGAGCGTATGGAGAGCCTCAAACTCTTCATGGAAGTTATGTGCCATCCACACAACATACGTCTGCACTATGCCTTGAGCGAGGACTTCCCCTCTCTCCTCGTCGATACGAGTCTCATGGATCAAGTCTTCCTCAATATCATCAAAAATGCGGTCGAAAGTATAGCCGAGGATGGGGATATCTATATCTCCACAGATACTGCGACCAAGTCGATTACTTTTGCCGATACCGGCAAGGGGATAGACAAGGAGGTCGAGGGTAAGATCTTCAGCCCCTTCTTCTCCACCAAGCCCACGGGCCAAGGCATCGGTCTCCTATTTATCCGAGAAGTCCTCAAACAACACCATTGCGACTACACCCTCAAGACTCATCCCGATGGACTTACCCGCTTCGTCATCACTTTCAGATAA
- a CDS encoding SusC/RagA family TonB-linked outer membrane protein, with amino-acid sequence MTRLLKSEIFLSGGAVRLFFAMFVLLCTTQLALAQTGAKVTINVQDAPVKTTLEILEKESGLKFTYDDQVMKSSAKVSLAYTQEFLSVVLDDFSKQTSFKYEIKRDGVVVFAPSAGKGGKFVMSGVVKDDTGETIIGATVSVSGTSRGVRTDIDGNYKIEVAPGELISFSYVGMRGEVIKADPKKQVVNVDLRPNDTLLEEVVVTGYQTLSKERATGAYSVISDKQTKGKLNTDVLSRIEGLVAGINKTNNGADDIVIRGITTINGEQKPLYIVDGMPYQGSLDAINPTDIQNITVLKDATASSIYGARAANGVIVISTKRGKEGKLAVNYNMSAKFVPKADLSYLNLLNSSELVDLEIAGFKFYHPDQVDNRRSLSPVTALLYKHKAGELTDAQLADGLNVYRNTDNRRQIEDEFARMGLVHQHNLSLSGGSKSSRYIASLNYLGDYGNQRFQSKDRIGFNLKNDMDLTDWFTLDVGVSGSFVRNQGDNGISNYSDFLLRTPSYYALRDHEGNEIEVPLAKSRYEIDRLKSIGLLDETFYPISNRSQQNYVNAENYFRLHSGMRFKLAEGLSLDLKYQSENIDIKDRQYYSPNSYYVRNMINDAAQYNAKDKKLVHNVPTGGQLRERYSKSFSYTMRSQVNFSREFGKHNVTMLGGAERRLIRTTVSNNLYFGYDDSSLATKPINPIVFRELKNTESLSGSFSLKYEDFAHLIHNEDRFISFYANGSYTYDNRYSVTGSLRIDQSNLFGTDPKLQYRPLWSLGASWYLGNEGFMKDIDWIDQLNLRLTSGVGGNIPKNVGPYLNVQSQGLNVWSNEFGSRIVSPPNAGLRWEKTTSNNLGIDFAFLNSRLSGSVDFYYKSTTDLLGEKSADPTLGWQTLTLNYGSMVNKGMELSLQATLLKRKNFSWTSNLILSYNDNKLTNLSGTKDNVFTYTSRNVEAIGYPVNSLFSYRYAGLSDKDGSVLVYDGQGNKVSDVSSISELVYSGTRDPKVTSSLRNVFTIGDFDLSFMFVYYGGHVMRDVVADYLPGAPSTNINKKILNMWTRPGDETKSDVTPGFKQSIGMTPQQALSWYSADIHVKKADYIKLRDVSVSYNIPKEWLKKLSLQSATLTCQVSNPWWWAANGDVDPEAYGTGLYGRGLLTLPTPTTYTLGLSLNF; translated from the coding sequence ATGACAAGACTATTGAAAAGCGAAATCTTTTTGAGCGGAGGGGCTGTGCGGCTTTTCTTCGCAATGTTTGTCCTGCTCTGCACCACGCAGCTTGCTCTGGCTCAGACCGGAGCAAAAGTTACGATAAATGTGCAGGACGCTCCGGTCAAAACAACATTGGAGATCCTTGAGAAGGAGTCGGGACTCAAGTTTACCTATGATGATCAGGTAATGAAGTCTTCGGCAAAAGTTAGTTTGGCCTATACCCAAGAATTTTTGAGTGTCGTCCTTGACGACTTTAGCAAACAGACATCGTTCAAGTACGAGATCAAAAGGGATGGTGTCGTGGTGTTTGCACCATCGGCCGGTAAGGGCGGTAAGTTCGTCATGTCCGGTGTCGTCAAGGATGATACAGGAGAGACAATCATCGGAGCCACCGTGTCTGTTTCGGGGACATCTCGTGGTGTGCGTACGGATATCGATGGTAACTATAAGATTGAAGTCGCTCCGGGTGAACTCATCTCTTTCTCTTATGTCGGTATGAGAGGTGAGGTCATCAAGGCTGATCCTAAAAAGCAGGTGGTCAATGTCGATCTCAGACCGAACGATACCCTCCTCGAAGAGGTGGTCGTGACGGGGTATCAGACCTTGTCCAAGGAGCGTGCAACGGGTGCTTACTCGGTCATCTCTGACAAGCAAACAAAGGGTAAACTCAATACCGATGTCCTCTCTCGTATAGAAGGGTTGGTAGCGGGTATCAATAAGACAAACAATGGTGCCGATGATATCGTCATCCGTGGTATCACGACCATCAATGGTGAGCAGAAGCCTCTCTACATCGTAGATGGTATGCCTTATCAGGGGAGTCTCGATGCCATCAACCCTACGGATATACAGAACATCACGGTGCTGAAGGATGCTACTGCGAGTTCGATATACGGTGCGAGAGCTGCCAATGGCGTGATTGTCATCTCCACAAAGCGTGGCAAGGAGGGGAAGTTGGCCGTGAATTATAACATGTCTGCAAAGTTTGTCCCCAAGGCGGATCTATCATATCTCAATCTCCTCAATAGTTCGGAACTTGTGGATCTGGAGATCGCCGGATTTAAGTTTTATCACCCGGATCAAGTAGACAATCGTCGTTCGCTCAGTCCTGTCACGGCTCTGCTGTACAAGCATAAAGCCGGCGAACTCACAGATGCACAGTTGGCAGATGGTCTCAACGTGTATCGAAATACAGACAACCGCAGACAGATCGAAGATGAGTTTGCTCGCATGGGATTGGTACACCAACACAATCTGTCTCTCTCGGGAGGTAGCAAGTCAAGTCGTTACATCGCTTCACTCAACTATCTTGGAGACTATGGTAATCAAAGATTTCAGAGCAAGGATCGCATAGGGTTCAATCTCAAGAATGATATGGATCTTACGGATTGGTTTACTCTCGATGTCGGTGTTTCGGGTAGTTTCGTGCGAAATCAAGGTGACAATGGTATTTCGAACTACTCAGACTTTTTGCTCAGGACCCCCAGCTACTACGCTCTTCGTGATCATGAAGGGAATGAGATAGAGGTGCCACTGGCTAAGTCCCGATACGAGATCGACAGGCTGAAGTCCATCGGTCTGCTTGACGAGACGTTTTATCCGATAAGTAATCGTTCGCAACAAAATTATGTCAATGCGGAGAATTACTTCCGTCTCCACTCGGGTATGAGGTTCAAGCTCGCAGAGGGATTGAGTCTCGACTTGAAGTATCAGAGTGAGAATATAGACATCAAGGATCGTCAGTACTATAGCCCGAACTCGTACTATGTACGCAATATGATCAACGATGCCGCTCAGTATAATGCTAAGGATAAAAAACTTGTTCACAACGTACCTACCGGGGGGCAACTTCGAGAGAGATACTCCAAGTCGTTCTCATACACGATGAGATCACAGGTCAATTTCAGTAGAGAGTTTGGCAAACATAATGTGACAATGTTGGGAGGTGCGGAGCGTAGGTTGATACGTACCACAGTTTCGAATAATCTCTATTTCGGCTATGATGATAGCAGTCTCGCCACCAAGCCCATCAATCCCATTGTCTTCCGCGAACTGAAGAACACCGAGTCTCTGTCCGGTTCGTTCTCTTTGAAATATGAAGACTTTGCACATCTGATACACAACGAAGATAGGTTTATTTCGTTCTATGCCAACGGCTCTTACACTTACGACAACAGATACTCTGTGACAGGTAGTTTGCGCATCGACCAGTCAAATCTTTTCGGTACCGATCCTAAGCTACAGTATCGTCCGTTGTGGTCTTTGGGTGCCAGCTGGTATCTTGGCAACGAAGGCTTCATGAAGGATATCGACTGGATCGATCAGTTGAACCTCCGTCTGACTTCAGGGGTAGGAGGGAATATCCCTAAAAACGTTGGTCCTTATCTGAATGTGCAGAGCCAAGGTCTCAATGTTTGGTCCAATGAGTTCGGCTCACGCATCGTTAGTCCTCCCAACGCCGGATTGAGGTGGGAGAAGACGACTTCGAACAACCTTGGTATCGACTTTGCATTCTTAAATTCGAGGTTAAGCGGTAGCGTTGACTTCTATTATAAGTCCACGACAGACCTTTTGGGAGAGAAGAGTGCCGATCCTACACTCGGATGGCAGACCCTGACCCTCAACTATGGATCCATGGTCAATAAGGGTATGGAGCTGTCTCTCCAAGCTACATTGCTCAAGCGTAAGAACTTCTCTTGGACATCTAATCTCATCCTAAGCTATAACGACAATAAGCTCACAAACCTATCCGGTACAAAGGACAATGTATTTACTTATACATCGCGCAATGTCGAAGCGATAGGATACCCTGTCAACAGTTTGTTCAGCTATCGTTATGCCGGTCTGAGTGATAAGGATGGCAGTGTCCTCGTGTATGACGGACAAGGCAACAAGGTCAGTGATGTTTCTTCTATTTCGGAGCTCGTATACTCAGGTACCCGTGATCCGAAGGTCACAAGTTCTTTGAGGAATGTCTTCACGATAGGGGATTTTGATCTTTCATTTATGTTCGTTTACTACGGTGGTCATGTCATGCGTGATGTCGTTGCGGACTATCTGCCCGGAGCACCAAGTACAAATATCAATAAGAAGATCCTCAATATGTGGACCCGACCCGGTGATGAGACCAAGAGCGATGTCACGCCAGGATTCAAGCAAAGTATCGGCATGACACCCCAGCAGGCTCTTTCGTGGTACTCTGCAGACATTCATGTCAAGAAGGCTGATTATATCAAACTTAGGGATGTCTCTGTGAGCTACAATATCCCTAAAGAGTGGTTGAAGAAGTTGTCACTTCAGTCAGCTACATTGACTTGTCAGGTAAGCAATCCATGGTGGTGGGCTGCCAATGGGGATGTCGATCCGGAAGCATACGGCACAGGGCTGTACGGTAGAGGCCTTCTTACTTTGCCGACTCCTACGACATATACTCTTGGGTTATCTCTCAATTTTTAA
- a CDS encoding calcium/sodium antiporter yields MIIDILLVIVGAVLILAGANFLTDGASAIATRFNISQMVIGLTIVAFGTSAPELTVSVLSGLSGNGGMAVGNVIGSNIFNILAILGLTAIITPLPIGRTSRNIEIPMAILTALVLIFVIGDIFIDGKGEAELTRSEGATLLTFGLLFLLYTLYMASKGKGSAEESSSPTKPIKTWLSVIYVIGGLVGLVYGGRLFVDSASEIARTLGVSETLIGLTLVSWGTSLPELATSIVAAFKKNADIAIGNVVGSNIFNIFLVLGFTGLVHNQTGLTFSFVDLGVQLLAPLLLFLFARVLSTGTLSRKEGVFLFLIFVAYNWYLISGAVA; encoded by the coding sequence ATGATAATAGACATCTTACTCGTCATTGTCGGAGCCGTGCTCATCCTTGCAGGAGCAAACTTCCTGACAGATGGAGCATCCGCAATCGCCACAAGGTTCAACATCTCACAGATGGTCATCGGGCTTACCATAGTTGCGTTCGGGACCTCGGCACCCGAACTCACCGTGAGTGTCCTCTCCGGTCTCAGTGGCAATGGGGGGATGGCTGTCGGTAACGTCATCGGCAGCAATATCTTCAACATCCTTGCCATCCTTGGACTCACCGCCATCATCACCCCTCTCCCCATCGGTCGCACCTCTCGCAACATCGAGATACCGATGGCGATACTCACTGCCCTTGTACTGATTTTCGTAATCGGAGATATATTTATCGATGGCAAAGGAGAAGCTGAGCTCACACGCTCCGAGGGGGCTACACTTCTCACATTCGGACTACTTTTTCTCCTCTACACGCTCTATATGGCAAGTAAGGGGAAAGGCAGTGCAGAGGAGAGCTCCTCTCCCACCAAGCCTATCAAGACCTGGCTCTCTGTCATCTATGTCATCGGCGGACTTGTAGGACTGGTCTACGGAGGGCGACTATTCGTGGACTCTGCATCTGAGATAGCCCGGACACTCGGTGTGAGCGAGACACTCATAGGTCTGACCCTCGTGTCGTGGGGGACATCACTTCCCGAGCTTGCCACCTCGATTGTCGCAGCATTCAAGAAAAACGCAGACATTGCCATAGGGAACGTGGTCGGAAGCAACATCTTCAACATCTTCCTTGTCCTCGGCTTCACCGGATTGGTACACAATCAGACCGGCCTGACATTCTCTTTCGTCGACCTGGGTGTACAGCTCTTGGCACCGCTCCTCCTATTCTTGTTTGCAAGGGTTCTATCCACCGGTACTTTATCTCGCAAAGAAGGGGTATTCCTCTTCCTCATCTTTGTGGCATACAACTGGTATCTCATCTCCGGAGCAGTCGCATAG
- a CDS encoding M3 family metallopeptidase produces the protein MTMIYPDFQNRDAEYLSRVIREEIEKHRAEIKEIKAIPIEKATFTNTVLALEESGKELDLHTSVFFNLLHCDADDDFMRISEELTPLLSDLNNEISMDIDLAKNIERVYTNEFDNLTGIDKRLLQRTYEGYRDRGAFLEEEKREELKSLRKELSLTTLKFGQNVLKEQNDYTLMITERSIISRLPSSAIEVAEEKAKEKGLDGYLFDFSFPSYMAIMKYCDSREIREQMYRDRQRLCFDADKETDNITIVFKIVELRKQIASLLGYQTYADYVLKERMAKTKENVLKMLDDLYDAYIGLAREEVKTVEEFAHRATYAPLPQGQTLMPWDWSYYAEQYKVETLHYDEEETRPYFALDKVMKAMLSLAEELYDISFMPNDTLTKYHKDVDIYEVKSRDGADVGILMTDFFPRKGKQSGAWMTNYVEAYGDIRPVVSLVMNFTPPTSGTPSLLTFDEATTLFHEFGHGLHGLLTKVKYASLSGTNVVRDFVELPSQIMENWMRSPEFVKSFATHYITDEPISDELLSAIERNALFLEGYACIRQLNFGYLDMAWHMGKSEELETRDIELLETTVGERTALMPRVPGGCISTSFSHIFNGGYAVGYYGYKWAEILDADAFEEFATHGLKDKATAARFKTFILEQGDSEDADLLYKRFKGKDATVTALKRRSGLKI, from the coding sequence ATGACAATGATATACCCTGACTTTCAGAACAGAGATGCCGAATACCTATCTCGTGTCATTCGAGAAGAGATAGAGAAGCACAGGGCAGAGATAAAAGAGATCAAAGCCATTCCCATCGAAAAGGCTACGTTCACAAACACAGTACTGGCGCTCGAGGAGTCGGGCAAAGAGCTTGATCTGCACACATCAGTCTTCTTTAACCTCCTTCACTGCGATGCGGATGATGACTTCATGCGTATCTCTGAGGAGCTTACCCCTCTGCTATCCGACCTCAACAACGAGATCAGCATGGACATAGACCTTGCTAAGAATATCGAACGAGTCTACACCAATGAGTTCGATAACCTCACCGGGATAGACAAGCGACTTCTTCAACGTACCTATGAGGGATACAGAGACAGGGGGGCATTCCTCGAAGAAGAGAAGCGTGAGGAACTGAAAAGCCTGAGAAAAGAGCTGAGCCTCACGACACTGAAGTTCGGACAAAATGTCCTCAAAGAGCAAAACGACTATACCCTCATGATCACTGAGCGCTCGATCATCTCAAGACTGCCTTCTTCAGCTATCGAAGTGGCGGAAGAGAAGGCCAAAGAAAAGGGTCTTGATGGCTATCTCTTTGACTTCAGTTTTCCGTCATATATGGCTATCATGAAGTATTGTGACAGCAGGGAGATCAGAGAGCAGATGTACCGAGATCGTCAGCGACTCTGCTTCGATGCAGACAAAGAGACGGACAATATCACTATCGTCTTCAAGATCGTGGAACTAAGAAAGCAGATAGCAAGCCTCTTGGGCTATCAGACTTATGCCGACTATGTCCTCAAAGAGCGTATGGCGAAGACAAAGGAAAATGTCCTCAAGATGCTGGATGACCTTTACGATGCGTACATCGGACTTGCTCGAGAGGAGGTCAAGACAGTGGAGGAGTTCGCTCATCGTGCAACATACGCCCCTCTTCCTCAAGGACAAACGCTTATGCCATGGGATTGGAGCTATTATGCTGAGCAATACAAGGTGGAGACCCTGCACTATGACGAAGAAGAGACTCGCCCCTACTTTGCTCTTGACAAGGTGATGAAAGCCATGCTTTCACTTGCCGAAGAACTCTACGACATCTCATTCATGCCAAATGACACACTGACCAAGTACCACAAGGATGTAGATATCTACGAAGTCAAAAGTCGTGATGGAGCAGACGTCGGGATACTGATGACGGACTTCTTCCCACGAAAAGGCAAACAGTCAGGAGCTTGGATGACCAACTATGTCGAGGCCTATGGAGACATAAGACCTGTCGTCAGTCTCGTTATGAACTTCACTCCACCGACATCGGGCACACCATCTCTCCTGACTTTTGACGAAGCGACAACACTCTTCCACGAGTTCGGCCACGGTCTCCACGGCCTGCTCACCAAGGTCAAGTACGCTTCTCTCAGTGGCACAAACGTAGTCAGGGATTTTGTCGAACTCCCCTCTCAGATCATGGAGAACTGGATGCGTAGCCCGGAGTTTGTCAAGAGTTTTGCGACACATTACATCACAGACGAACCGATCTCAGACGAACTTCTATCTGCCATCGAACGCAACGCCCTCTTCCTCGAAGGGTATGCTTGCATCCGTCAGCTCAATTTCGGGTATCTCGACATGGCGTGGCACATGGGCAAATCAGAAGAGTTGGAGACGAGAGACATCGAGCTCCTCGAAACTACCGTAGGCGAACGCACTGCGTTGATGCCACGAGTACCGGGAGGTTGTATCAGCACCTCATTCTCTCACATCTTCAACGGAGGCTATGCTGTTGGCTATTATGGCTACAAATGGGCTGAGATCCTCGATGCCGATGCCTTTGAGGAGTTTGCGACCCACGGTCTCAAGGACAAGGCTACAGCCGCACGCTTCAAAACGTTTATCCTCGAACAAGGAGACTCCGAAGATGCAGACCTTCTATACAAGCGTTTCAAAGGCAAAGACGCCACCGTGACAGCACTGAAAAGAAGATCAGGCCTCAAGATATAA